One Methanobacteriaceae archaeon genomic region harbors:
- a CDS encoding VWA domain-containing protein has product MKNLIFPFTAIVGQEEIKKSLILNAINPGIGGVLIKGDKGTGKTTAVRAIADLLPLIPVVKGCAFNCDPQDMVSSCEICRLKNREIEEKKMKVVELPLGATEDRVVGSIDINKALKKGIKALEPGILAEANRNILYVDEINLLDDHLVDVLLDAAAYGINNVEREGISLSHPSKFMLVGTMNPAEGELRPQLADRIGLHIIVTSIHDIKDRVTIMSRREQFEKDPEEFKKLFATEQKELLDKIVSARKLLSQVQINNDLMELIARISLETGVDGHRADIAILKTSKAIAAYNGRVKVNEDDLKEAITLVLGERIPGKSQDPDKVCKQMDKAKSEMEREKEKEREQQEKEKEQNHNQDNADQNEGEKKTLDGDESDSESDKSANQNSDEIDQDKGLENKESNSENQNPKQSDTKQSDNNSSLPEENLEDTSSSHNSSGGDISNEEEKGQKLFSENKNEGNIESSDVGIDIKKLLKVKGKKKDRLYGKRVESKTEKGKYVRSRFSSQRPKDIAIDATIRAAAMKSSGEIKVEPHDLREKVRKHGARASIALVVDISGSMVSEKKANRVKSILNQIIKDTQRHKDKLSVIGFKGREAEVIIPTTKRAAAFQSKVDEIRVGGTTPLAAGLKKGLEILVSEKKNKEYVPMMVVLTDGMPNVGIKHSPSRDALDLAEKLNENHIHTVVVNFERILHHGRNLNMELAIYSGGRYYDLEDLQNPGQIMNKILEYERSVF; this is encoded by the coding sequence TTTAATAAAAGGAGATAAGGGTACAGGAAAAACTACTGCAGTTCGTGCCATAGCTGATCTTTTGCCTTTAATTCCCGTGGTTAAGGGATGCGCCTTTAATTGCGATCCTCAGGATATGGTTTCATCTTGTGAAATCTGCCGCTTGAAAAATCGTGAAATTGAAGAGAAAAAGATGAAAGTAGTCGAATTACCGCTGGGGGCTACTGAAGATAGGGTGGTTGGTTCCATTGATATTAATAAAGCTTTAAAAAAGGGTATTAAAGCACTAGAACCTGGAATATTAGCTGAAGCTAACCGTAACATATTATACGTGGATGAAATTAACCTTCTGGATGATCATCTAGTAGATGTGCTTCTGGATGCAGCAGCTTATGGCATAAACAATGTGGAGCGAGAAGGAATATCACTTTCTCATCCTTCAAAATTCATGCTGGTAGGTACTATGAATCCAGCTGAAGGAGAGCTCCGGCCCCAATTAGCTGATAGAATTGGCCTACATATAATTGTCACTAGTATTCATGATATTAAGGACCGGGTGACTATCATGAGTCGTCGGGAGCAATTTGAAAAAGACCCTGAAGAATTTAAAAAACTATTTGCTACCGAACAAAAGGAATTACTGGATAAAATTGTCTCCGCTCGGAAATTACTTTCTCAAGTCCAAATTAATAATGATTTAATGGAATTAATAGCTAGAATTTCTTTAGAAACTGGTGTTGATGGCCATAGAGCAGATATAGCTATTTTAAAAACTTCAAAGGCAATAGCAGCTTATAATGGCCGAGTCAAAGTCAATGAAGATGATTTAAAAGAGGCCATAACTCTGGTTTTAGGTGAGAGAATACCGGGCAAATCACAGGATCCAGATAAAGTCTGCAAACAAATGGATAAGGCCAAATCGGAAATGGAACGAGAAAAAGAAAAAGAGCGTGAACAACAAGAGAAAGAAAAAGAACAAAATCACAATCAAGATAATGCTGATCAGAATGAAGGAGAAAAAAAAACTCTTGATGGTGATGAATCTGACTCTGAAAGTGATAAATCAGCAAATCAGAATTCTGATGAGATTGATCAAGATAAAGGCCTGGAAAATAAGGAATCTAATAGTGAAAATCAGAATCCTAAGCAATCAGATACTAAGCAATCGGATAATAATTCGTCATTGCCAGAAGAAAATCTAGAAGATACTTCATCATCGCACAATTCTTCTGGTGGTGATATCTCAAATGAGGAAGAAAAGGGCCAAAAATTATTTTCAGAAAATAAAAATGAGGGAAATATAGAATCCTCTGATGTGGGGATTGATATAAAAAAACTGCTTAAAGTCAAGGGTAAAAAAAAGGATAGACTCTATGGTAAACGTGTGGAATCAAAAACAGAGAAGGGAAAATATGTAAGATCTAGATTTTCATCTCAAAGGCCTAAAGATATTGCTATTGATGCTACTATTCGTGCTGCTGCCATGAAATCCAGTGGAGAAATCAAGGTAGAACCTCATGACTTACGGGAAAAGGTTAGAAAACACGGAGCCAGGGCTTCTATTGCTCTGGTGGTAGATATAAGTGGATCAATGGTTTCTGAGAAAAAGGCCAATCGAGTGAAGAGCATTTTAAATCAAATCATTAAAGATACCCAGCGCCATAAAGACAAGCTAAGCGTGATAGGATTTAAAGGTAGGGAAGCAGAGGTAATTATTCCCACCACTAAACGCGCCGCTGCTTTCCAAAGTAAAGTCGATGAAATTAGAGTAGGTGGAACCACACCCCTGGCTGCTGGTTTAAAGAAAGGCCTGGAAATATTAGTCTCAGAAAAGAAGAATAAAGAATATGTTCCCATGATGGTTGTTTTAACTGATGGAATGCCCAATGTGGGAATTAAACACAGTCCCAGCAGAGATGCCCTTGATTTGGCGGAAAAACTCAATGAAAATCATATTCATACGGTAGTGGTAAACTTTGAGAGAATACTCCATCATGGTCGTAATCTGAATATGGAGCTGGCCATTTATTCTGGTGGCCGTTATTATGATCTGGAGGATTTGCAAAATCCCGGCCAGATTATGAATAAGATTTTAGAATATGAGCGAAGTGTTTTTTAA
- a CDS encoding histidine kinase dimerization/phosphoacceptor domain -containing protein yields the protein MVGADNWDNLRRKAEKSLRHNKEYNTPSIAFKDISNLIHEIQVHHIELEIQNEELRNSQIALESMNRKYFDFYNFAPIAYFSCDKKGIISDVNLEGASLLGLERNNLFNSAFIRFLTQDSRRIFHLHMKKVCDTLETERCNLEMIKSNGLQFHAHLETVGITDSDGTFKEFRTAIIDITEFKHSEDKINGFINAKDILLKETNQLHKNNLQIISNFLELQSKYSKDDETQEIFRECQNRIKSMTIIHEKLDKSDFLEKIDFKNYIKELMDYLQSYYHLSSNIKLILNGDNLMLNNNTAVSLGLIINELVTNSIKYAFPDGRDGEITVDFYKTNNEFILKVKDNGMGLPEDLDFKQTQSLGLKLVNSLTEQIDGEVELNKTNGTCFKIIFKEIEYK from the coding sequence ATGGTGGGGGCTGATAATTGGGATAATCTTCGCCGAAAAGCAGAAAAATCTCTTCGCCATAATAAAGAATATAACACGCCATCCATAGCTTTTAAAGATATTAGTAATCTCATCCATGAAATTCAGGTTCATCATATTGAGCTGGAAATACAGAATGAAGAGCTTCGTAATAGTCAAATTGCCCTGGAAAGTATGAATCGTAAATATTTTGATTTTTACAATTTTGCACCTATTGCTTATTTTTCATGTGACAAAAAGGGGATAATTAGTGATGTTAATTTAGAAGGAGCTTCTCTTTTAGGTTTGGAAAGAAATAATCTTTTTAATAGTGCATTTATTCGCTTTTTAACTCAAGATTCCAGAAGGATATTTCATCTACATATGAAAAAGGTTTGTGATACTTTAGAAACAGAGAGATGTAATCTTGAAATGATAAAATCTAATGGATTGCAATTCCATGCTCATTTAGAAACAGTGGGCATTACGGATAGTGATGGAACTTTTAAAGAATTTAGAACTGCCATTATTGATATAACTGAATTTAAACATTCTGAAGATAAAATAAATGGATTTATAAATGCTAAAGACATTCTCCTTAAAGAAACCAATCAACTTCATAAAAACAATCTCCAAATTATATCTAATTTTCTTGAACTTCAGTCTAAATATAGTAAAGATGATGAAACTCAGGAAATTTTCAGGGAATGCCAAAACAGAATAAAGTCAATGACCATTATACATGAAAAATTAGATAAGTCTGATTTTCTTGAAAAAATTGATTTTAAAAATTATATTAAAGAATTAATGGATTATTTACAATCATATTATCATTTAAGCTCAAATATCAAATTGATTTTGAATGGGGATAATTTAATGTTAAATAATAATACTGCTGTTTCATTAGGACTAATTATTAATGAATTAGTTACTAACTCTATTAAATATGCTTTTCCAGATGGTAGAGATGGTGAAATAACGGTAGATTTCTATAAAACTAACAATGAATTTATCCTCAAAGTGAAAGATAATGGTATGGGGCTTCCAGAAGATTTAGATTTCAAGCAAACACAATCGTTAGGTTTAAAATTAGTAAATAGTTTAACCGAGCAAATTGATGGTGAAGTAGAACTTAATAAAACTAATGGGACCTGTTTTAAAATAATATTTAAAGAAATAGAATATAAATAA